In Brachypodium distachyon strain Bd21 chromosome 2, Brachypodium_distachyon_v3.0, whole genome shotgun sequence, one genomic interval encodes:
- the LOC100827470 gene encoding uncharacterized protein LOC100827470, with amino-acid sequence MGCARCTMACCAAQHEVVFDANLIKNSTLEDGLAGWAPLGACTKLSARVEEPAMVPTESINEDYKPSGRYILASSRECQEDGLCQPIPASALKPRVTYRVAGWISLGAGCADNGDAVTDAVVRVNIRLDGNGVGDEDKEGGKKKCSVVEGGVVCAEAGKWTELKGAFRLKACPAAGAMVHVQGAPPGVDVKVMDLQVFATDRKARFKKLKKKTDKVRRRDVVLKFGGAGSGSASAISGASIRVMQMDTSFAFGACINPAVIQDQGFVDFFTKHFDWAVFENELKWYHTEPAQGQLNYADTDALLDFCDAHGKPVRGHCIFWAVDNVVQQWVKALDKDGLNAAVQARLNSLLTRYAGRFPHYDVNNEMLHGSFFQTRLGDDINAFMFKETARIDPGATLFVNDYNVEGGMDPNATPEKYIAQINALQEKGAPVGGIGLQGHVTNPVGEVVCDALDKLATTDLPIWLTELDVCESDVDLRAEDLEVVLREAYAHPGVEGVIFWGFMQGHMWRQDACLVNADGTVNDAGERFIDLRREWTSHARGKIDSDGHFKFRGYHGSYVVQLSTATGKMHKTFSVEKGDTPLVLDMDV; translated from the exons ATGGGCTGCGCTCGCTGCACCATGGCTTGCTGCGCTGCTCAGCACGAGGTGGTGTTCGACGCCAACCTGATCAAGAACAGCACGCTGGAGGACGGGCTCGCCGGGTGGGCGCCGCTGGGCGCGTGCACCAAGCTCTCGGCGCGCGTCGAGGAGCCGGCCATGGTGCCCACCGAGAGCATCAACGAGGACTACAAGCCGAGCGGCAGGTACATTCTTGCCTCTTCCCGCGAATGCCAGGAGGACGGCCTGTGCCAGCCGATCCCGGCGTCGGCGCTCAAGCCCCGGGTCACGTACCGTGTGGCCGGCTGGATCAGCCTCGGCGCCGGGTGCGCCGATAATGGCGACGCCGTGACGGACGCCGTGGTGCGCGTCAACATTCGCCTTGATGGGAACGGCGTCGGAGACGAAGACAAGGAAggggggaagaagaagtgtTCTGTGGTCGAGGGCGGCGTGGTGTGCGCCGAGGCCGGGAAGTGGACGGAGCTCAAGGGCGCGTTCCGGCTCAAGGCGTGCCCCGCGGCCGGCGCCATGGTGCACGTCCAGGGCGCGCCCCCCGGCGTCGACGTCAAGGTGATGGATCTCCAGGTGTTCGCCACGGACCGCAAGGCCCGGTTCAAGAAGCTCAAGAAGAAGACTGACAAG GTGCGCAGGCGTGACGTGGTGCTCAAGttcggcggcgcggggtcaGGATCGGCgtcggcgatctccggcgcgTCCATCCGTGTAATGCAGATGGACACGAGCTTCGCGTTCGGGGCGTGCATCAACCCTGCCGTGATCCAGGACCAGGGCTTCGTGGACTTCTTCACCAAGCACTTCGACTGGGCGGTGTTCGAGAACGAGCTGAAATGGTACCACACGGAGCCGGCGCAAGGGCAGCTCAACTACGCCGACACGGACGCGCTGCTCGACTTCTGCGACGCCCACGGCAAGCCCGTGCGCGGCCACTGCATCTTCTGGGCCGTGGACAACGTGGTGCAGCAGTGGGTCAAGGCCCTGGACAAGGACGGGCTCAACGCCGCCGTCCAGGCCCGGCTCAACAGCCTCCTCACGCGCTACGCCGGCCGGTTCCCGCACTACGACGTCAACAATGAGATGCTCCACGGCAGCTTCTTCCAGACCCGCCTCGGCGACGACATCAACGCCTTCATGTTCAAGGAGACGGCCCGGATCGATCCCGGCGCCACGCTGTTCGTGAACGACTACAATGTCGAGGGCGGCATGGACCCGAATGCGACGCCGGAGAAGTACATTGCCCAGATCAACGCGCTGCAGGAGAAGGGCGCCCCGGTGGGTGGCATTGGGCTTCAGGGACACGTCACTAACCCTGTTGGGGAAGTTGTCTGTGACGCGCTGGACAAGCTGGCTACTACTGACCTGCCTATCTGGCTGACTGAGCTGGACGTCTGTGAGTCTGACGTGGATCTCCGTGCTGAGGACCTGGAGGTGGTGCTCCGGGAGGCGTACGCGCACCCGGGCGTTGAAGGCGTCATCTTCTGGGGTTTCATGCAGGGCCACATGTGGCGCCAGGACGCCTGCCTCGTCAACGCCGACGGCACCGTCAACGACGCCGGCGAAAG GTTCATAGATCTGAGGAGGGAGTGGACGTCGCACGCGCGCGGGAAGATCGACAGCGACGGGCACTTCAAGTTCAGGGGGTACCACGGCTCCTACGTCGTGCAGCTCTCGACGGCCACGGGGAAGATGCACAAGACCTTCAGCGTCGAGAAAGGGGACACGCCTCTCGTGCTCGACATGGACGTCTGA
- the LOC104582485 gene encoding uncharacterized protein LOC104582485 yields the protein MAFAEDQEAAIAMKLMADGGNGSEEQEAPILTMDLLEHGDCEEPHGGLAGWASAGSCTLSAHHDPAPDTPPPSLSATADDDDPDHHRRRKPSGRYILATGRAGEKDGLRRAIARAPRPKITHRVSGWVGLAGAEEDAGHAVHVEVRTEDGKRVGGGVVVPEPGKWGEIQGAFRVDDDAKHHHPRCVEVYVHGPPAGVDIKLMDLRVCAVDRIARLRHLRKKTDKVRKRDVVLKFNGRSSTDAADTDLVKGASIRVLQVENSFPIGACISKSSIQNPSFVDFFAKHFDWAVLENELKWYYTEPAQGQVSYADADALIAFCDAHNKPVRGHCIFWAVENSVQQWVRALNPGQLRAAMESRLRSLVSRYSGRFPHYEVNNELLHGNFFANRLGDADVNAHMFRETAAIDATPALFVNDYNVESGNDPNATPEKYVALITDLQKRGAPVGGIGVQGHVTHPIGDIICGALDKLAAMDLPVWITELDVSAADEAVRADDLEVVMREVFAHPAVEGVMLWGFMQGHMWRSHGQLVNQDGTLSEAGRRFVGLRTEWTSHARGKLDGDGNFRFRGFHGRYVVELTTGGGAGQVRRAFDVSKGDQPLVLDMDL from the exons ATGGCATTCGCTGAG GATCAGGAGGCCGCCATCGCCATGAAGCTAATGGCGGACGGCGGCAACGGCTCGGAGGAGCAAGAAGCGCCAATCCTCACCATGGATCTCCTCGAGCACGGCGACTGCGAGGAGCCCCACGGCGGCCTGGCCGGGTGGGCTTCGGCCGGCTCGTGCACGCTGTCCGCCCACCACGATCCGGCCCCGGACACGCCTCCCCCTTCGCTCTCGGCCACGGCAGACGACGACGATCCCGACCACCACCGTCGACGGAAACCCAGCGGCCGCTACATCCTCGCCACGGGACGGGCCGGCGAGAAGGACGGGCTCCGCCGTGCGATCGCGCGCGCGCCCCGGCCCAAGATCACGCACCGGGTGTCCGGCTGGGTCGGCcttgccggcgccgaggaagacgccgGCCACGCCGTGCACGTGGAGGTCCGCACGGAGGACGGCAAgcgcgtgggcggcggcgtggtcgtTCCCGAGCCCGGGAAGTGGGGCGAGATCCAAGGCGCGTTCCGtgtcgacgacgacgccaaGCATCATCATCCACGGTGCGTCGAGGTCTACGTCCACGGCCCGCCTGCCGGCGTGGACATCAAGCTCATGGACCTGCGCGTGTGCGCCGTGGACCGGATCGCCCGGCTGAGgcacctgaggaagaagaccgaTAAGGTGCGCAAGCGCGACGTGGTGCTCAAGTTCAACGGCCGGTCTTCGACAGACGCGGCCGACACGGACTTGGTAAAGGGCGCGTCGATCCGCGTCCTGCAGGTGGAGAACAGCTTCCCGATCGGGGCATGCATCAGCAAGTCCTCAATCCAGAACCCATCCTTCGTGGACTTCTTCGCCAAGCACTTCGACTGGGCGGTGCTCGAGAACGAGCTAAAGTGGTACTACACGGAACCGGCGCAGGGCCAAGTGAGctacgccgacgccgacgcgctCATCGCCTTCTGCGACGCCCACAACAAGCCCGTCCGCGGCCACTGCATCTTCTGGGCCGTGGAGAACTCCGTCCAGCAATGGGTGCGCGCCCTGAACCCGGGCCAGCTCCGTGCCGCCATGGAGTCCCGGCTCAGGAGCCTGGTGTCCCGCTACAGCGGCAGGTTCCCGCACTACGAGGTGAACAACGAGCTGCTGCACGGGAACTTCTTCGCCAACCGGCTGGGCGACGCCGACGTGAACGCGCACATGTTCCGGGAGACTGCCGCCATTGACGCCACCCCGGCGCTCTTCGTGAACGACTACAACGTGGAGAGCGGCAACGACCCGAATGCCACTCCGGAGAAGTACGTGGCTCTCATCACGGATCTCCAGAAACGTGGAGCGCCTGTGGGGGGAATCGGGGTTCAAGGCCATGTAACTCACCCCATCGGAGACATTATCTGCGGCGCGCTGGACAAGCTCGCGGCCATGGATCTCCCCGTCTGGATCACGGAGCTGGACGTGtcggcggcggacgaggccGTCCGGGCGGACGACCTGGAGGTCGTGATGAGGGAAGTGTTCGCGCACCCGGCCGTGGAAGGGGTGATGCTGTGGGGGTTCATGCAGGGGCACATGTGGAGGTCGCACGGGCAGCTGGTGAACCAGGACGGGACACTCAGTGaggccgggaggaggttcgTCGGGCTCAGGACCGAGTGGACTTCGCATGCTAGAGGGAAGCTTGATGGGGATGGGAACTTCAGGTTCAGGGGATTCCATGGGAGGTACGTGGTGGAGCTGACgacgggcggcggggcagggcaGGTGAGGAGGGCGTTCGATGTCAGCAAAGGGGATCAGCCGCTCGTGCTCGACATGGATCTCTGA
- the LOC100829798 gene encoding probable calcium-binding protein CML16 has protein sequence MSSGKQKMRKGQVPASLAAGAGAGEDAEMKKLFSRFDADGDGRISPSELAAVSRAIAPPPSESAGGREVASMMDQLDADRDGFVDLGEFAAFHSHTDGREEEEERELRDAFAVYDIDGDGRISVAELAKVLARIGEGCSTEECQRMIASVDVDGDGCVGFEEFKKMMSRDAGAAHADADAGVPDKPKKE, from the coding sequence ATGTCGAGCGGGAAGCAGAAGATGCGCAAGGGCCAGGTGCCGGCATCTCTggccgccggggccggggccggaGAAGACGCGGAGATGAAGAAGCTCTTCTCCCGGTTCGACGCGGACGGGGACGGCCGGATCTCGCCGTCGGAGCTGGCGGCCGTGTCGCGCGccatcgcgccgccgcccagcgaGTCGGCGGGGGGCCGCGAGGTTGCCTCCATGATGGACCAGCTCGACGCCGACCGCGACGGCTTCGTCGACCTCGGCGAGTTCGCCGCCTTCCACTCCCACACGGacggcagggaggaagaggaagaacgcGAGCTGCGCGACGCCTTCGCCGTCTACGAcatcgacggcgacggccgcATCTCCGTCGCCGAGCTCGCCAAGGTGCTCGCCCGGATCGGCGAAGGCTGCAGCACCGAGGAGTGCCAGCGGATGATCGCCTCCGTGGACGTGGACGGCGATGGCTGCGTCGGGTTCGAGGAGTTCAAGAAGATGATGTCCCGCGACGCCGGGGCCGCccatgccgatgccgacgccGGCGTCCCTGACAAGCCCAAGAAAGAGTGA